One segment of Deltaproteobacteria bacterium DNA contains the following:
- a CDS encoding CHRD domain-containing protein, with the protein MKRFTTLGALLAAALITGAAYAGPIGFSGGMSGDQEIASPEVVTDTTGKCSVKFNNDLSAADFKIDVSAGVGITQAHFHCAVAGGNGPVVAFLFPFDGAGVNVNGTLNSGTLTNASIIATTGTDACGTPLVNNIASLAAAMQNGRIYCNAHSTTYPAGEVRGQLLK; encoded by the coding sequence ATGAAAAGATTTACTACTTTAGGCGCGCTGCTTGCGGCTGCGCTGATAACCGGGGCCGCGTATGCCGGGCCGATCGGATTCTCAGGAGGCATGAGCGGCGATCAGGAAATTGCTTCCCCTGAAGTGGTTACCGATACGACGGGGAAGTGCAGCGTCAAGTTTAATAATGACTTGAGCGCCGCCGATTTTAAGATTGACGTGAGCGCTGGCGTGGGCATCACACAGGCGCATTTTCACTGCGCTGTTGCTGGCGGCAATGGTCCAGTGGTCGCTTTTCTCTTTCCCTTCGATGGTGCCGGCGTGAATGTGAACGGCACCTTGAATTCTGGCACGTTGACGAATGCCAGTATCATCGCGACCACTGGTACGGATGCCTGTGGCACGCCATTGGTCAACAATATCGCGTCCTTGGCCGCCGCAATGCAGAATGGCCGGATCTACTGCAACGCGCACTCCACTACTTATCCCGCTGGAGAAGTGCGCGGCCAATTGCTGAAGTAA
- a CDS encoding ATP-binding protein, producing the protein MWIERSLSPQLLDLAQNFPAVLLTGARQTGKTALLTRLFPQATFVSLDLPSTAQYAEEAPEEFLRQYPQPLILDEIQYAASIFRYLKREIDERRHDMGRFLMTGSQKFSLMQSVSESLSGRCAVVELDTLSSAEVRYAPVASPIELAYFLWRGGFPELYRNPQLRTADFYGSYVATYLERDVRLLLRVGSLRDFERFLRACALRSGQLLNLTDLARDIGIAGTTAKDWLSVLAASNQLVLLEPYFGNVTKRLIKTPKLYLRDTGLLCFLLGLDSPEAVERSPFIGAIWETFILNQLVRAKAAKGSAAGIFFWRDAHGVEVDFAIEHQGFVRLLEAKWMETVSDARTASSLLKVAHLLGERAAAEHWIVCRTPHPHRLPGHDAVKLVNGYSLDDWLPG; encoded by the coding sequence ATGTGGATCGAAAGAAGTTTATCCCCCCAGTTGCTCGATCTTGCCCAGAATTTCCCGGCGGTCTTGCTCACCGGCGCGCGACAGACTGGGAAAACCGCGCTACTCACTCGCCTGTTTCCCCAAGCGACATTTGTCTCGCTCGACCTACCTTCGACGGCCCAATACGCCGAAGAAGCGCCTGAGGAGTTTCTCCGCCAGTACCCTCAACCCCTTATCCTCGATGAGATTCAGTATGCAGCAAGCATCTTTCGTTACCTCAAACGGGAGATCGATGAACGCAGGCATGACATGGGAAGATTTCTCATGACCGGCTCGCAGAAGTTCTCGCTCATGCAGTCTGTCTCTGAAAGTCTCTCGGGGCGTTGTGCCGTGGTTGAACTCGATACGCTATCGAGTGCGGAGGTCCGCTATGCGCCCGTCGCGTCTCCTATCGAACTCGCCTATTTTTTATGGCGCGGAGGATTTCCCGAACTGTACCGCAACCCACAGCTCCGTACGGCGGATTTCTATGGCAGCTATGTCGCCACCTATCTCGAACGCGATGTCCGGCTTCTCTTACGGGTCGGCAGTCTCCGGGACTTCGAGCGGTTTCTGCGCGCCTGCGCATTGCGCTCGGGGCAATTGCTCAATCTGACCGACCTCGCTCGCGATATCGGTATTGCCGGCACGACGGCGAAAGACTGGCTCTCGGTCTTGGCCGCGTCGAACCAGCTCGTGTTGTTGGAGCCGTATTTTGGCAATGTCACCAAGCGGCTCATCAAAACCCCCAAGCTCTACCTACGCGACACCGGACTCCTCTGCTTCCTGCTTGGCCTCGATTCTCCTGAAGCGGTGGAGCGTTCGCCATTCATCGGCGCGATTTGGGAGACGTTCATCTTGAACCAACTGGTCAGAGCAAAAGCCGCCAAAGGCTCGGCGGCTGGGATTTTCTTCTGGCGTGACGCCCACGGGGTTGAGGTCGATTTCGCCATTGAGCACCAAGGGTTTGTCCGCTTGCTTGAGGCCAAGTGGATGGAAACCGTAAGCGACGCTCGCACCGCATCTTCCCTGCTCAAAGTCGCCCATCTTCTTGGCGAGCGCGCCGCCGCTGAACACTGGATCGTCTGCCGCACGCCCCACCCACATCGTCTCCCTGGACATGACGCAGTCAAACTGGTGAACGGCTACTCGTTGGACGACTGGCTGCCGGGATGA
- a CDS encoding nuclear transport factor 2 family protein codes for MSQDHPHIDTIKRYYHGCNTADAELIKSTFTDDVVHYFTHHKPVRGAEALAGYWVKMQPRVQGFWAVDHALVQGDEAVIEWTMRWTPAEQKKPQLVRGSEWYIFRDGLIAEIRAYYLNPRLPYLFTNFELEGFPYKKREFSTFTDA; via the coding sequence ATGTCCCAAGATCATCCCCATATCGACACCATCAAACGTTACTACCACGGCTGCAACACCGCCGATGCGGAGTTGATCAAGTCCACGTTTACCGACGATGTGGTGCATTATTTCACCCACCACAAGCCGGTCCGTGGGGCGGAAGCTCTGGCGGGCTACTGGGTAAAGATGCAACCGCGCGTGCAGGGGTTCTGGGCGGTCGATCATGCTCTAGTGCAAGGCGACGAGGCCGTCATCGAGTGGACCATGCGTTGGACGCCGGCGGAGCAAAAGAAGCCGCAACTGGTGCGCGGCTCGGAGTGGTATATTTTTCGCGACGGGCTGATCGCCGAGATTCGCGCCTATTATCTCAACCCGCGCTTGCCGTATCTGTTCACGAATTTCGAGCTGGAAGGGTTTCCCTACAAGAAACGCGAGTTCTCTACGTTCACGGATGCATGA
- a CDS encoding aminotransferase class V-fold PLP-dependent enzyme: MNERDELLAYRKEFPILERATYMISHSLGAMPRQVYDRLREYADMWATRGIRAWAEGWWEMPVTTGDKIARLLGADPGSMVMHQNVSVCQSLILSCFDLQQPRNKIVYEALNFPSVMYVYAAHAKASGARVVEVPSDDGITIETERLLAAIDEETLLVPISHVLFKSGFIQDAKAVIDKAHSVGALVVLDVYQSAGTVPINVKELDVDFVVGGSVKWLCGGPGAGYLYVHPQLRTRLEPQVTGWMAHKAPFAFEPSEIAYADDIHRFLHGSPAIPTLYAAESGYDIINEIGVERIRAKSVRQTTRLLELAEAHGWRVNSPRNAEQRGGMIVVEVPHAAAVVQELERREVLVDFRPGAGIRIAPHFYTKDEELEITIREIKNILDTKAYEKHLTDGARF, translated from the coding sequence ATGAATGAGCGAGATGAGCTATTAGCCTATCGCAAAGAGTTTCCCATTCTTGAGCGCGCGACCTACATGATTAGCCACTCGCTCGGCGCCATGCCGCGTCAGGTGTATGACCGCTTGCGCGAGTATGCCGACATGTGGGCGACACGCGGCATTCGCGCGTGGGCTGAGGGGTGGTGGGAAATGCCGGTGACTACCGGCGATAAAATCGCGCGCCTCCTGGGCGCCGACCCGGGCTCGATGGTCATGCACCAAAATGTGTCCGTCTGTCAGTCGCTCATCCTCTCCTGTTTCGATCTCCAACAGCCTCGTAACAAAATCGTCTATGAAGCGTTGAACTTTCCCTCGGTCATGTACGTGTACGCCGCGCATGCCAAAGCATCCGGCGCGCGTGTCGTCGAAGTCCCGAGTGACGATGGTATCACGATCGAGACCGAGCGTTTGCTGGCGGCGATCGATGAAGAAACACTATTGGTGCCGATCTCGCACGTGCTCTTCAAGAGCGGCTTTATTCAAGACGCCAAGGCAGTGATCGACAAAGCGCACTCCGTGGGCGCGCTGGTTGTGCTCGATGTGTATCAATCCGCCGGGACTGTTCCCATTAACGTAAAAGAACTTGATGTTGATTTTGTCGTTGGCGGCTCGGTGAAGTGGCTATGCGGCGGGCCGGGTGCTGGGTATTTGTATGTGCATCCACAATTGCGCACTCGACTGGAACCGCAAGTCACGGGCTGGATGGCGCATAAAGCGCCCTTTGCCTTCGAGCCGAGTGAGATCGCCTATGCCGATGACATTCATCGCTTTCTGCACGGTTCGCCAGCAATCCCCACGCTCTATGCCGCCGAGAGCGGTTACGACATCATCAACGAGATCGGTGTCGAACGCATCCGCGCGAAGTCCGTCCGGCAGACGACACGGTTGCTTGAGTTGGCGGAGGCACACGGTTGGCGCGTGAATTCTCCGCGTAATGCCGAGCAGCGCGGCGGGATGATCGTCGTCGAGGTTCCCCATGCCGCCGCCGTTGTGCAAGAACTTGAACGACGAGAAGTACTCGTTGACTTTCGCCCCGGTGCCGGCATTCGCATCGCCCCGCATTTCTACACCAAAGACGAAGAACTAGAGATCACGATCCGGGAGATCAAGAACATCCTCGATACGAAGGCGTACGAGAAACACCTGACCGACGGGGCGCGGTTTTGA
- a CDS encoding tryptophan 2,3-dioxygenase, with product MSTESPPQPGSTPLSYGDYLRVPQLIELQQLRSFPPHHDELLFIVIHQTYELWFKLLLHELDAIVANFQAAARNPGSRDEVYESARLLRRCTEVARVLVEQFTILETMLPTHFLAFRDLLKPASGFQSEQFREIEFLCGLKDERMLGLHEPTSERYIALERRLREPSLRDVFFAALAALGAMAALPDEASEAERFQARAQAIVALYRDEKGHRDWIDVCERLTEFDELIVGWRLRHIQMVERTIGARLGTGGSSGASYLKGTIDKKFFPELWEARSLMSEGDR from the coding sequence ATGAGTACGGAATCTCCGCCACAACCCGGCTCGACGCCGCTCTCCTACGGCGATTACCTCCGCGTCCCTCAACTCATCGAACTCCAACAACTACGGTCTTTTCCGCCTCACCACGACGAACTCCTCTTCATCGTCATTCATCAAACCTATGAGCTGTGGTTCAAGCTCTTGTTGCATGAGCTAGACGCTATAGTGGCGAACTTCCAGGCGGCGGCTCGGAATCCAGGCTCGCGCGATGAGGTGTACGAATCCGCCCGCTTGTTGCGTCGCTGTACGGAAGTGGCTCGGGTTTTGGTCGAGCAGTTCACTATTCTGGAAACCATGCTGCCGACGCATTTCCTCGCGTTCCGCGATTTGTTGAAACCCGCCAGCGGTTTTCAGTCCGAACAATTCCGCGAGATCGAGTTTCTGTGCGGACTCAAAGACGAGCGCATGCTGGGGCTGCATGAACCCACCTCCGAGAGGTATATCGCGTTGGAACGCCGCCTGCGCGAACCCTCGTTGCGTGACGTGTTTTTCGCGGCGCTGGCTGCGCTCGGTGCCATGGCTGCGCTGCCGGACGAAGCGAGCGAGGCGGAAAGGTTCCAGGCGCGCGCTCAGGCCATTGTCGCGCTGTATCGTGACGAGAAGGGACATCGCGATTGGATCGATGTCTGCGAACGACTCACGGAATTCGACGAGCTTATCGTCGGCTGGCGTCTCCGTCACATTCAAATGGTCGAGCGTACCATCGGCGCGCGCCTGGGCACGGGTGGCAGCAGCGGCGCTTCGTATCTGAAGGGAACCATCGACAAAAAATTCTTCCCCGAACTGTGGGAAGCGCGCTCGCTGATGAGCGAAGGAGACCGGTGA